CCGATCACCGCGCCGGCTGCCTCCCCTTTGCGCCGCACTTCCTCCCCTTGAATGACAAAGCTGTATGTGAAGTGGAAGCCAGGACTGCCGGCGAATATGGCCGGCTTCACCGCGTCGATTGTCATCAGCGACGTGCCGACCGATACGCGATAGCTGCTTTCAAACAACTGCGCGATGTCCGGGATCAACATCGTTGACGAGAATCGCGGCAACGGCTCAGTTTTCTTCTTGGCGTCCTTGAACAGCGTCGTGTTGTTCGGAATGCCGCCATAAAAGGTCACATCATTCAAGGTCAGGCCGTCGAGCGTCCAGCTTTCCGCGTTACGGCCGGGTCGCGCACCCAGACGGTTCCAGTCGACCGACGGAGTGATCGTCAGTCCCGACTTCGCCACTGCGATCGGAACGCCGGCAGGCATCAACTTGTATCCGGCAATCGCCGGCGCGGCGATGACACTGACAGCGGCAAGGCCAAGTATCAGTTTTTTAAGGCTATTCATGGTCATACTCCTGCCAACATGGCGATCATGGCTTTGTCGGATGCGTCGGGACGACGGTCCAGATAATCTTTGAGGGCGGCCTGTCCTTCGGCCTGCGATCCGGTGCGCAGCAGCGTAAGTCCCAATCCGCGCCAGGCCTCGACTGACGCTTCGGATCCTTGAGTCGCCTGACGATAAAACCCCACCGCCGCCGTAAGGTCCTCGGGCCGCCCCCGCGCCCGGTACAGCTCCCCGCGGGCATAGTTCAGACTCGGGGTCCAGCCATCCGTAGCCAGGAAGCCGATCAGATATTCGGTTGCGCCGAAATCGTTGAGCTTGATCTGATCGTCGATCAGGCTCGCCCACATCGGGGCCAGCGCCGCGCGATACTCCTCGCGGTTCAATATCGGCCTTCCCATCGGCGTAGTGCTGGCGCCTAGCGCCTTAAGCGCCGCAAGGCGCTCGGTGGTCGGTGGATGGCTGGCAAACATGCCGCCATTCTTGTCCTTGCGGCTTTTCGTGTTGCGCGCGACCGCCGTGGCATCCGCCTCGGCGCCGATCTGCTCCCAGATTCGCGACGCGGCCATCGGATCGTAACCGGCCTTGGCAATCATCTGTACCGACAGGGCATCGGCCCTCGCTTCCATCTCGCGCGAAAACCTGAATAACGCACTGATCTCGCCGAGCGCGAATAGCGCTCCGACCAAACCGAACATGGCGAGAAAGGTTGCCGACGCCGCCTTGGCCTTGGCCTGGCGAAACAACATCAGCGAGTGCCGTTCCTTAAAGTGTGCGAACTCATGCGCCAGCACCGCGGCGAGCTGCGCTTCGTCACGTGTCCGCAGGAACAGGCCCGACCAAATCTGCATCGCGCCGTTGGGCGCCATGTTGGCGTTGAAATAGGCCGTGCGCATCAGATAGATGCGAATGCTCGCGCATTCTGGCCCGACCGTCTTGCAGAAGACGCGATGGACATAATCGTTGAGCAGCGCTTCGCGCATTACAAAATTGGAGGTTTTGAGCTTCCGCTCCTCCTCTTCCATTTGCATCCACAGGCCGCGTTCGTCCTTGTCCTGCGGCACATATACCGCCGGAACAGGCTGCGGCTCGACCGATACGATGATGTCCGGTTGCGTCGTGCCGGCCTGCGGTGCTGGTGTGGTCGTCTGCGGCGGCACGGTCGCCGCGCACAGCGTGGTCGCCATCACCGCGAGCGTTACCGCCCGACGGCCAATCATTTCGCGGCGACCACCGGTTCGGTGCGTCCGGGCAAGCCGGCGAGCAGCTGCCCGACCCGCTTCGTCGCGCCCTCGGCGGTGCGCACGTCACCGCCCATTTGCGGATCGGCGTTGAACCAGATCACATCACCGGTCTTGAGGTCGACAAGGCCGGCCTAGCCGACATGGATGCCCGGGACGATCGCCACACCGAACATCGCGCCGAAAATCTGCGCCGTCTTGCGGCCAGAAGAA
This portion of the Sphingomonas sp. So64.6b genome encodes:
- a CDS encoding M48 family metallopeptidase encodes the protein MIGRRAVTLAVMATTLCAATVPPQTTTPAPQAGTTQPDIIVSVEPQPVPAVYVPQDKDERGLWMQMEEEERKLKTSNFVMREALLNDYVHRVFCKTVGPECASIRIYLMRTAYFNANMAPNGAMQIWSGLFLRTRDEAQLAAVLAHEFAHFKERHSLMLFRQAKAKAASATFLAMFGLVGALFALGEISALFRFSREMEARADALSVQMIAKAGYDPMAASRIWEQIGAEADATAVARNTKSRKDKNGGMFASHPPTTERLAALKALGASTTPMGRPILNREEYRAALAPMWASLIDDQIKLNDFGATEYLIGFLATDGWTPSLNYARGELYRARGRPEDLTAAVGFYRQATQGSEASVEAWRGLGLTLLRTGSQAEGQAALKDYLDRRPDASDKAMIAMLAGV